One stretch of Streptomyces hygroscopicus DNA includes these proteins:
- a CDS encoding AraC family transcriptional regulator, giving the protein MHEKRSPRASSTAADSRELITMDPGAAVREHVLGYRGFRFGARQPRCRLLVPDGVVKVMFGFGEPVRIADAVDPRQSVTGTSMINGLRATATLGEHTGQLTGVTVMLTPIGAFRLFGLPMAELAERNLDPADLLGQEAGRLICRLAECRDWTSRFALLDEVFAARLLTGPECAREVVWMWQGLRRTGGRMRVGELAAETGWSRRRLERRFREQVGLPPKQFAQVLRLQEALRLQDGGLPWAEAAALAGYYDQAHFTRAFKDRVGCTPGRFGTRRASSTPGDPLDFLPDQVTSVLLAE; this is encoded by the coding sequence ATGCACGAGAAGCGCTCGCCGAGGGCCTCATCGACTGCGGCGGATTCACGAGAGCTGATCACCATGGATCCCGGCGCCGCCGTGCGCGAGCACGTGCTGGGCTATCGGGGCTTCCGGTTCGGGGCACGTCAGCCCCGATGTCGGCTGTTGGTACCAGACGGTGTGGTGAAGGTGATGTTCGGGTTCGGTGAGCCGGTACGGATCGCCGACGCGGTGGACCCCCGTCAGTCCGTCACGGGGACCTCGATGATCAACGGGTTACGGGCCACTGCCACGCTGGGCGAGCACACCGGCCAGTTGACCGGCGTGACGGTCATGCTGACCCCGATCGGGGCCTTCCGCTTATTCGGCCTGCCGATGGCCGAGTTGGCGGAGCGCAACCTGGACCCGGCCGATCTCCTCGGTCAGGAGGCAGGCCGTCTCATCTGCCGCCTGGCCGAGTGCCGCGACTGGACATCGCGCTTCGCCCTGCTCGACGAGGTGTTCGCGGCCCGGCTCCTGACCGGGCCGGAATGCGCGCGTGAGGTGGTCTGGATGTGGCAAGGACTGCGGCGCACCGGTGGCCGGATGCGCGTGGGGGAACTGGCCGCCGAGACCGGATGGAGCCGCCGACGGCTGGAGCGGCGCTTTCGCGAGCAAGTGGGCCTGCCGCCCAAGCAGTTCGCCCAGGTGCTGCGACTGCAGGAGGCGCTGCGCCTGCAGGACGGCGGCCTGCCGTGGGCTGAGGCCGCGGCCCTCGCGGGCTACTACGACCAGGCCCACTTCACCCGGGCCTTCAAGGACCGGGTCGGCTGTACGCCGGGCCGGTTCGGAACGCGCCGGGCGTCCTCCACACCCGGCGACCCGCTGGACTTCCTGCCCGATCAGGTCACCAGCGTTCTGCTCGCCGAGTGA
- a CDS encoding cadmium transporter, with amino-acid sequence MNPGIVGQAVGLFAVTNVDDILILSLFFAQGARHRGSARRIVLGQYLGFAAILAVAAAAAFGATFLPETAVPYLGLLPLALGLKAAWQAWKQRGEGDDEDGHAAEGGGPRALEVAAVTFANGGDNIGVYVPVFATAGAGGMSVYAVVFLALVGVWCLVGRFFAGRPVIAKALSRWGHVLLPLVLIALGLLILIEGGAFGL; translated from the coding sequence GTGAATCCGGGCATCGTCGGACAGGCGGTCGGCCTGTTCGCCGTCACCAACGTCGACGACATCCTGATCCTGTCCCTGTTCTTCGCCCAGGGCGCCCGCCACCGCGGATCGGCCCGCCGGATCGTGCTCGGCCAGTACCTGGGCTTCGCCGCCATCCTCGCCGTCGCGGCCGCCGCCGCGTTCGGCGCGACCTTCCTGCCCGAGACGGCCGTCCCCTACCTCGGCCTGCTGCCCCTCGCCCTCGGGCTCAAGGCGGCCTGGCAGGCATGGAAGCAGCGGGGCGAGGGCGACGACGAGGATGGTCACGCGGCGGAGGGCGGCGGGCCCAGAGCACTGGAGGTCGCCGCGGTCACCTTCGCCAACGGCGGGGACAACATCGGTGTCTACGTCCCCGTGTTCGCCACCGCCGGAGCGGGCGGGATGAGCGTGTACGCGGTCGTCTTCCTCGCCCTGGTCGGCGTGTGGTGCCTCGTCGGCCGGTTCTTCGCCGGCCGCCCGGTCATCGCCAAGGCGCTCAGCCGGTGGGGCCACGTTCTGCTGCCGCTGGTGCTGATCGCCCTCGGCCTGCTCATCCTGATCGAGGGCGGCGCCTTCGGCCTGTAG
- a CDS encoding glyoxalase/bleomycin resistance protein/dioxygenase, with protein sequence MSDASTPGRPKLRHLAIVARDPEKLAEFYSEIFGMELFHRDPDGSCFLSDGYLSLALIKHQLDGDTPLGMNHFGFHVADTSEISAALVASGAEEPAERFTNRPFAEYRAIDPEGNWFDLSAHGFGGPRPAAEADE encoded by the coding sequence ATGTCTGACGCGTCCACCCCGGGCAGGCCAAAACTGCGGCATCTGGCCATCGTCGCCCGCGACCCCGAGAAACTGGCCGAGTTCTACAGCGAGATCTTCGGCATGGAGCTCTTCCACCGGGACCCCGATGGCAGCTGCTTCCTCTCCGACGGGTATCTGAGCCTCGCCCTGATCAAGCATCAACTCGACGGCGACACCCCATTGGGCATGAACCACTTCGGATTCCACGTCGCCGACACATCCGAGATATCCGCCGCTCTGGTCGCCTCCGGCGCCGAGGAGCCCGCAGAGCGCTTCACCAACCGCCCCTTCGCCGAATATCGGGCCATAGATCCGGAGGGCAACTGGTTCGACCTCTCCGCGCACGGCTTCGGCGGTCCCCGCCCGGCCGCCGAAGCGGACGAGTAA
- a CDS encoding glyoxylase family protein produces MRPVTATDDERIQGLWDAMARGWAEGDAHSFAAVFAEDCDFTTVRGEKPPGRAGIAAGHDQLLRTVYRSTRLDARVQSIRYPRPDLATVNVESTVVASDGTSLARTHALAVVERDATAGADGAWRITAFHNMIPAPRPAAPPASEN; encoded by the coding sequence ATGAGGCCGGTGACCGCGACCGACGACGAGCGGATCCAGGGGCTCTGGGATGCCATGGCGCGCGGCTGGGCCGAGGGCGACGCCCACTCCTTCGCCGCCGTCTTCGCCGAAGACTGCGACTTCACCACAGTGCGCGGCGAGAAACCACCCGGCCGAGCCGGTATCGCCGCCGGTCACGACCAGCTCCTCCGCACCGTGTACCGCTCCACTCGTCTGGACGCGCGGGTTCAGTCCATCCGCTATCCGCGCCCGGATCTGGCCACGGTCAACGTCGAATCGACCGTCGTCGCCTCCGACGGCACCAGCCTCGCCCGCACCCATGCCCTGGCCGTCGTGGAACGGGACGCGACAGCGGGAGCCGACGGCGCCTGGCGGATCACCGCTTTCCACAACATGATTCCTGCCCCCCGACCGGCCGCCCCGCCGGCCTCCGAGAACTGA
- a CDS encoding polyketide cyclase: MVAAMTRTPEQTFHDHGQALGSGDLDKISANYAEDAVFVTPAGVLRGREGVKQGIGALLGDLPDAAWDLKPQFADDALFLEWSATAAQVRVEDGVDTFVFRDGLIQAQTVRYTLVTEDG, translated from the coding sequence ATGGTTGCAGCGATGACCCGGACACCCGAACAGACCTTCCACGACCACGGCCAAGCGCTCGGCTCAGGAGACTTGGACAAGATCAGCGCCAACTACGCGGAAGACGCGGTCTTCGTCACTCCCGCCGGCGTGCTGCGGGGACGCGAAGGGGTGAAGCAGGGCATCGGCGCCTTGCTCGGCGATCTCCCGGACGCCGCATGGGACTTGAAGCCCCAGTTCGCGGATGACGCGCTCTTTCTCGAATGGTCGGCCACCGCCGCCCAGGTGCGAGTGGAGGACGGAGTCGACACTTTCGTCTTCCGCGACGGCCTCATCCAGGCCCAGACCGTGCGTTACACCCTGGTCACCGAAGACGGCTGA